The Methanosphaera sp. genome contains a region encoding:
- a CDS encoding CDP-2,3-bis-(O-geranylgeranyl)-sn-glycerol synthase, which yields MDITTLIIYSIYLMIPAYFSNSSALVFGGGTPMDFGHYAWDNRRLIGDGVTWRGLVGGGLLGTFVGGLLGLLADFNIGSYYFMISASQITFLSGKIPQGLLLGFLLGFGALIGDAVGSFLKRRLNFKRGQAVPLLDQLDFVVVALLFASIVIHIDFMVVICIFIISIFLHLGANMFAYLINIKDVWY from the coding sequence ATGGATATAACAACTTTGATAATTTACTCCATTTACCTTATGATTCCAGCATACTTTTCTAATAGTTCAGCATTAGTATTTGGTGGTGGAACTCCTATGGATTTTGGACATTATGCATGGGATAATCGTAGACTTATAGGTGATGGAGTAACATGGAGAGGACTTGTTGGTGGTGGTCTTCTTGGTACATTTGTTGGAGGATTATTAGGTCTTCTTGCAGATTTTAATATTGGATCATACTATTTTATGATTTCAGCATCACAGATAACATTTCTTTCAGGAAAAATACCTCAAGGATTATTACTCGGATTTTTATTAGGTTTTGGAGCATTAATTGGTGATGCAGTTGGAAGTTTTCTTAAAAGAAGACTTAACTTCAAAAGAGGACAGGCAGTGCCACTTCTTGATCAGCTTGACTTTGTTGTTGTAGCACTTCTTTTTGCATCAATTGTAATTCATATTGACTTTATGGTAGTTATATGCATATTTATTATCAGTATATTCCTTCACCTTGGAGCTAATATGTTTGCATACCTGATAAATATTAAAGATGTATGGTATTAA
- the tes gene encoding tetraether lipid synthase Tes — MRGEFQITQYNDTKSLCPECLEILDAKVYSEDNKIYIEKTCPEHGNFKNTYWHNEDAYEKTIKYEAEPHQLTNLKEASGECPSNCGLCKQHQSQTILGLIDVTNRCNLSCPICFANAAASGTLYEPTQDEIRTMLRALRKNQPVKTPAIQFSGGEPTVRDDIVELIKIAKEEGFVHTQIATNGIALANKENLAQELKDAGLNTVYLQFDGVTEEPYLKTRAANILDKKLQAIENCRKAKLGIVLVPTLVKGINEDQVGDIISFALKNLDIIRGVNFQPVSFAGRTPADQVEQQRITIDDFVSEVEKQTDKAITKDAFYPASAVAPFSDFIAALSGSEAEVTLTCHEHCGVGTYVFKETDDSIIPITDFIDVDKFLEMLEKTIPNLNKNTKIGNTKALLRVVKELPSAIDTSKSPSYLDIIELLKNIFVKQDYEALGDFHMNALLVSCMHFMDPFNFDQERVRRCVIHYATPDGRIIPFCSMNTLYRESIEKQFHVPLGSDRAKEIMANIQKEKEKRMQKNE, encoded by the coding sequence ATGCGGGGGGAATTTCAAATTACACAATATAATGACACAAAAAGCTTATGTCCTGAATGTCTTGAAATTTTGGATGCAAAAGTCTATTCAGAGGATAATAAGATATATATTGAAAAAACATGCCCAGAACACGGAAACTTTAAAAATACATACTGGCACAATGAAGATGCATATGAAAAAACAATTAAATATGAAGCAGAACCTCACCAGTTAACAAATCTAAAAGAGGCATCAGGGGAATGTCCATCAAACTGTGGACTATGTAAACAACACCAAAGTCAAACAATTCTTGGATTAATAGATGTTACAAATAGATGTAACCTTAGCTGTCCAATATGTTTTGCAAATGCTGCAGCATCAGGAACCTTATATGAGCCAACACAAGATGAAATAAGAACTATGCTAAGAGCACTTCGTAAAAATCAGCCTGTAAAAACACCAGCTATACAATTTTCAGGTGGAGAACCTACAGTACGTGATGATATTGTAGAACTCATTAAAATAGCAAAAGAGGAAGGCTTTGTACATACACAAATTGCAACAAATGGTATTGCACTTGCAAATAAAGAAAACCTAGCACAAGAACTTAAAGATGCAGGACTAAACACAGTATATTTACAATTTGATGGTGTTACAGAAGAACCATACCTTAAAACACGTGCTGCAAACATTCTTGATAAAAAACTTCAAGCTATAGAAAACTGTAGAAAAGCAAAACTTGGAATTGTACTTGTACCAACACTTGTTAAAGGAATAAATGAAGATCAAGTTGGAGATATCATATCATTTGCTCTTAAAAACCTTGATATTATCCGTGGTGTAAACTTCCAACCTGTATCATTTGCTGGACGTACACCTGCAGATCAAGTTGAACAACAACGTATTACAATTGATGACTTTGTATCTGAAGTTGAAAAACAAACAGACAAAGCAATTACAAAAGATGCATTCTATCCAGCATCAGCTGTTGCTCCATTTTCAGATTTCATAGCAGCACTTAGTGGAAGTGAAGCTGAAGTTACACTTACATGTCATGAACATTGTGGTGTTGGAACATATGTATTTAAAGAAACTGATGATTCAATAATACCAATTACTGATTTTATTGATGTTGATAAATTCCTTGAAATGCTTGAAAAAACAATACCTAATCTTAATAAAAATACAAAAATTGGAAATACCAAAGCACTTCTTCGTGTAGTTAAAGAACTTCCTAGTGCTATTGATACTTCAAAATCTCCATCATATCTTGATATTATAGAACTTCTTAAAAATATCTTCGTAAAACAGGATTATGAAGCTCTTGGTGATTTCCATATGAATGCTCTTCTTGTATCATGTATGCATTTCATGGATCCATTCAACTTTGATCAGGAAAGAGTACGCAGATGTGTAATACACTATGCTACACCTGATGGTAGAATTATTCCATTTTGTTCAATGAATACATTATATCGTGAAAGTATTGAAAAACAATTCCACGTTCCACTTGGTAGTGATCGTGCAAAAGAGATTATGGCAAATATTCAGAAAGAAAAGGAAAAAAGAATGCAGAAAAATGAATAA
- a CDS encoding spore germination protein GerW family protein — protein MDFNESIEKTISQINNVMSANCIIGEAIETETKVLIPISKTALAFAVGVGSSEDNDEKAGAGGGASIDPIAFVVIHKDVEGPGGVEILPVVGKNALDDVIYNVGKTVGDKLASVKSSKCCKGKSSDDDEDDVDVDIDDIKTKIKEE, from the coding sequence ATGGATTTTAATGAATCAATTGAAAAAACAATATCTCAGATAAATAATGTGATGAGTGCAAATTGTATTATTGGTGAGGCTATTGAAACTGAAACAAAAGTATTAATTCCTATTTCAAAAACTGCTCTTGCATTTGCAGTAGGTGTTGGAAGTAGTGAAGATAACGATGAAAAAGCTGGAGCTGGTGGAGGAGCAAGTATTGATCCTATAGCTTTTGTTGTAATTCATAAAGATGTAGAAGGACCTGGTGGTGTTGAAATATTACCTGTTGTTGGTAAAAATGCACTTGATGATGTAATATATAATGTTGGAAAAACAGTGGGAGATAAACTTGCATCAGTTAAATCATCAAAATGTTGTAAAGGAAAATCTTCAGATGATGATGAAGATGATGTTGATGTTGACATTGATGATATAAAAACTAAAATTAAAGAAGAGTAA
- a CDS encoding histone family protein — MSKLPLTPLGRIIKNGGAERVSEDAKVELSSFLEEQATEITKLALNNAKENGRKTLKAEDIVVAYKEL, encoded by the coding sequence ATGTCAAAATTACCATTAACACCACTTGGAAGAATCATTAAAAATGGTGGTGCAGAAAGAGTTAGTGAAGATGCAAAAGTTGAACTATCATCTTTCCTAGAAGAACAAGCAACAGAAATTACAAAACTTGCTTTAAACAATGCAAAAGAGAATGGACGTAAAACTCTTAAAGCAGAAGATATTGTAGTTGCTTACAAAGAGTTATAA